The following proteins are encoded in a genomic region of Odontesthes bonariensis isolate fOdoBon6 chromosome 19, fOdoBon6.hap1, whole genome shotgun sequence:
- the LOC142369008 gene encoding uncharacterized protein LOC142369008 isoform X2, producing the protein MSSTSKREREQKRKLQHFLNDLALVGSLQGFKYFQPWLRGKEELLLTVVNEDLGWRSPGFAVSRASSYSTSSSCSSSDVSPSSSSPSLASRSSSPLPGEPPGPPDSQSHAHTKTEPQTAREPSGEEHLLPASPSEREIAVPEVNCTLFLLAGYVKYGRPYAWIRSNHERLVNIGGTDSMVKDTPMKLKSISDWQTRGIRVWDVVSELVCLCTVPSPSNPFALDTRYIKSLPLPDRFLVTGALLNFLEMYVVYGNRDELHYDKVVEDVKPLRRLHVQSLLELQRLRESQQLHTQDSSR; encoded by the exons ATGAGCAGCACCAGC AAACGCGAGAGGGAGCAGAAGAGGAAGCTGCAACATTTTCTGAACGACCTGGCCTTAGTTGGATCACTTCAG GGTTTCAAATACTTCCAGCCGTGGCTCAGAGGGAAAGAGGAGCTGCTGCTGACAGTCGTCAATGAGGATTTG GGGTGGCGTTCCCCGGGCTTTGCGGTGTCCAGAGCCTCCTCTTACTccaccagcagcagctgcagcagcagtgatgtgtctcccagcagcagctctccCAGTCTGGCCAGCAGGAGCAGCTCCCCCCTGCCCGGGGAGCCTCCAGGCCCACCAGACTCCCAGTCTCACGCACACACCAAGACGGAGCCCCAGACCGCCAG GGAGCCCAGTGGTGAGGAGCATCTTCTCCCAGCATCTCCCAGTGAAAGAGAAATAGCCGTACCA GAGGTTAACTGCACTCTATTTTTACTGGCCGGCTACGTCAAATATGGACGCCCCTACGCCTGGATACGCTCCAATCACGAGCGCCTGGTCAACATCGGCGGCACCGATTCGATGGTCAAGGACACGCCCATGAAGCTGAAGTCCATCTCAGACTGGCAGACACGAG GTATTCGTGTGTGGGATGTTGTGAGCGAGCTGGTGTGCCTGTGCACCGTCCCCTCTCCCTCCAACCCCTTCGCCCTGGACACGCGTTACATCAAAAGTCTTCCCCTGCCGGACCGCTTCCTCGTCACAGGCGCTCTTCTCAACTTCCTGGAGATGTACGTGGTGTACGGGAACCGGGACGAGCTGCACTACGACAAAG TGGTAGAAGATGTGAAGCCTCTGAGGCGCCTTCATGTACAATCCCTGCTGGAGTTACAGCGACTCCGAGAGAGCCAGCAGCTCCACACGCAGGACTCTTCAAGATGA
- the LOC142369009 gene encoding protein FAM43B — MSTPVPGFLLKYHGTQKDIVCMKLWPDKSGGCSYAPFTDERWKIGRVSEEDQHDSANVSSKPGLKRTMSLSSFHLMQTLKNSPAAFRRRFRRDRTETLSHGDPLFKVHYLGTEKIFSLDREQAQDAITRLLEGIANGKKLNKDHALVVRPRYVEVKELSTGRQLTKTYLQDIAYCAADANRPNVFLYICKHHGQQLQCRVFWCSRAERARDMTACLARSFQRALSDWQQDGSATLTPGEVKGKLVDDSSISPAKTKSSTLPASLGKVRWKRRGSASRSPLRAISRRGSASDSWN; from the exons ATGTCCACACCTGTCCCCGGGTTTCTTTTAAAATACCACGGGACTCAGAAGGACATCGTTTGCATGAAACTGTGGCCAG ATAAAAGCGGTGGATGCAGCTACGCTCCATTTACAGACGAGAGGTGGAAGATCGGGAGAGTCTCTGAAGAGGACCAGCACGACTCTGCTAACGTTTCCTCCAAACCGGGCCTGAAACGCACCATGTCCCTCAGCAGTTTCCACCTCATGCAGACCCTAAAAAACTCTCCGGCTGCCTTTCGCCGCCGTTTCCGCCGCGACCGGACGGAGACGCTCTCCCACGGCGACCCTCTGTTTAAAGTCCACTACTTGGGCACGGAGAAAATCTTCTCTCTGGATCGGGAGCAGGCCCAGGACGCCATCACGCGCCTGCTAGAAGGTATCGCTAACGGTAAAAAGCTCAACAAAGATCACGCCCTGGTGGTGCGCCCGAGATACGTGGAGGTCAAGGAGCTGAGCACGGGGCGGCAGCTCACCAAGACGTACCTGCAGGACATTGCGTACTGCGCCGCGGACGCCAACCGACCCAACGTCTTCCTGTACATCTGCAAACACCACGGGCAGCAGCTGCAGTGTCGGGTGTTCTGGTGCAGCCGGGCGGAGCGGGCGCGGGACATGACGGCGTGCCTGGCGCGCTCCTTCCAGCGGGCGCTGAGCGACTGGCAGCAGGACGGCTCGGCCACGCTGACGCCCGGAGAGGTCAAGGGCAAACTTGTAGACGACTCGTCAATCTCTCCCGCCAAAACGAAGAGCTCCACGCTGCCGGCCAGTTTGGGAAAAG TACGCTGGAAGAGACGGGGCTCTGCATCTCGAAGCCCCCTCAGAGCCATCAGCCGAAGAGGCTCCGCCTCCGACAGCTGGAACTGA
- the LOC142369008 gene encoding uncharacterized protein LOC142369008 isoform X1: MSSTSKREREQKRKLQHFLNDLALVGSLQGFKYFQPWLRGKEELLLTVVNEDLGWRSPGFAVSRASSYSTSSSCSSSDVSPSSSSPSLASRSSSPLPGEPPGPPDSQSHAHTKTEPQTAREPSGEEHLLPASPSEREIAVPEVNCTLFLLAGYVKYGRPYAWIRSNHERLVNIGGTDSMVKDTPMKLKSISDWQTRGETHVSTFSETINVKINVSLWGFHAGIRVWDVVSELVCLCTVPSPSNPFALDTRYIKSLPLPDRFLVTGALLNFLEMYVVYGNRDELHYDKVVEDVKPLRRLHVQSLLELQRLRESQQLHTQDSSR, from the exons ATGAGCAGCACCAGC AAACGCGAGAGGGAGCAGAAGAGGAAGCTGCAACATTTTCTGAACGACCTGGCCTTAGTTGGATCACTTCAG GGTTTCAAATACTTCCAGCCGTGGCTCAGAGGGAAAGAGGAGCTGCTGCTGACAGTCGTCAATGAGGATTTG GGGTGGCGTTCCCCGGGCTTTGCGGTGTCCAGAGCCTCCTCTTACTccaccagcagcagctgcagcagcagtgatgtgtctcccagcagcagctctccCAGTCTGGCCAGCAGGAGCAGCTCCCCCCTGCCCGGGGAGCCTCCAGGCCCACCAGACTCCCAGTCTCACGCACACACCAAGACGGAGCCCCAGACCGCCAG GGAGCCCAGTGGTGAGGAGCATCTTCTCCCAGCATCTCCCAGTGAAAGAGAAATAGCCGTACCA GAGGTTAACTGCACTCTATTTTTACTGGCCGGCTACGTCAAATATGGACGCCCCTACGCCTGGATACGCTCCAATCACGAGCGCCTGGTCAACATCGGCGGCACCGATTCGATGGTCAAGGACACGCCCATGAAGCTGAAGTCCATCTCAGACTGGCAGACACGAGGTGAAACACACGTCTCCACTTTTTCAGAGACTATAAACGTGAAAATAAACGTGTCTTTGTGGGGTTTTCATGCAGGTATTCGTGTGTGGGATGTTGTGAGCGAGCTGGTGTGCCTGTGCACCGTCCCCTCTCCCTCCAACCCCTTCGCCCTGGACACGCGTTACATCAAAAGTCTTCCCCTGCCGGACCGCTTCCTCGTCACAGGCGCTCTTCTCAACTTCCTGGAGATGTACGTGGTGTACGGGAACCGGGACGAGCTGCACTACGACAAAG TGGTAGAAGATGTGAAGCCTCTGAGGCGCCTTCATGTACAATCCCTGCTGGAGTTACAGCGACTCCGAGAGAGCCAGCAGCTCCACACGCAGGACTCTTCAAGATGA